A single Panthera uncia isolate 11264 chromosome E2 unlocalized genomic scaffold, Puncia_PCG_1.0 HiC_scaffold_19, whole genome shotgun sequence DNA region contains:
- the CTU1 gene encoding cytoplasmic tRNA 2-thiolation protein 1, with product MPAPQCASCHAARAALRRPRSGQALCGACFCAAFEAEVLHTVLAGRLLPPGAVVAVGASGGKDSTVLAHVLRELAPRLGVSLRLVAVDEGIGGYRDAALAAVRRQAARWDLPLTVVAYADLFGGWTMDAVARSTAGSGRSRACCTFCGVLRRRALEEGARLVGATHIVTGHNADDMAETVLMNFLRGDAGRLARGGGLGSRGEGGALPRCRPLQLASQKEVVLYAHFRRLDYFSEECVYAPEAFRGHARHLLKLLEAARPSAALDLVHSAERLALAPAARPPPPGACSRCGALASRALCQACALLDGLQRGRPRLAIGKGRGGRDEEGSSGPPPPPPSDPGSAPGPAAGGCGAACKERCE from the exons ATGCCCGCCCCGCAGTGCGCCTCCTGCCACGCGGCGCGCGCCGCCCTCCGCCGCCCGCGCTCCGGCCAAGCGCTGTGCGGCGCCTGCTTCTGCGCCGCCTTCGAGGCCGAGGTGCTGCACACGGTGCTGGCGGGCCGCCTGCTGCCGCCCGGCGCCGTGGTGGCCGTGGGCGCCTCCGGCGGCAAGGACTCCACGGTGCTGGCGCACGTGCTGCGCGAGCTGGCGCCGCGCCTGGGCGTCTCGCTGCGCCTGGTGGCCGTGGACGAGGGCATCGGCGGCTACCGGGACGCGGCGCTGGCGGCCGTGCGGCGCCAGGCGGCGCGCTGGGACCTCCCGCTCACCGTCGTGGCCTACGCCGACCTCTTCGGGGGCTGGACGATGGACGCCGTGGCCCGCAGCACGGCCGGCTCCGGCCGCAGCCGCGCCTGCTGCACCTTCTGCGGGGTCCTGCGGCGCCGCGCGCTGGAGGAAGGGGCGCGCCTCGTGGGAGCCACGCACATCGTGACGG GCCACAACGCCGACGACATGGCGGAGACCGTGCTCATGAACTTCCTGCGGGGCGACGCGGGGCGGCTGGCCCGGGGCGGGGGCCTGGGCTCGCGGGGCGAGGGGGGCGCGCTGCCGCGCTGCCGCCCCCTGCAGCTGGCCTCGCAGAAGGAGGTGGTGCTGTACGCGCACTTCCGCCGCCTCGACTACTTCTCGGAGGAGTGCGTCTACGCGCCCGAGGCCTTCCGCGGCCACGCGCGCCACCTGCTCAAGCTCCTGGAGGCGGCGCGGCCGTCGGCGGCGCTGGACCTGGTGCACTCGGCCGAGCGCCTGGCCTTGGCCCCGGCCGcgcggcccccgccccccggcgcCTGCTCCCGCTGCGGGGCGCTGGCCAGCCGCGCGCTCTGCCAGGCCTGCGCCCTCCTGGACGGGCTGCAGCGCGGCCGGCCCCGCCTGGCCATCGGCAAGGGCCGCGGGGGGCGCGACGAGGAGGGGTCGTCGGGGCCGCCACCCCCGCCTCCCAGCGACCCCGGCTCTGCGCCGGGCCCCGCCGCCGGGGGGTGCGGGGCTGCCTGTAAAGAGCGCTGCGAATAA